Proteins encoded within one genomic window of Saccharomyces paradoxus chromosome V, complete sequence:
- the UTR4 gene encoding putative acireductone synthase UTR4 (Protein with sequence similarity to acireductone synthases~similar to YEL038W): MGDSYSTYLLDIEGTVCPISFVKDTLFPYFAKKVPQLVQQDSRDSPVSDILSQFHIGDKDQLQAHILELVAKDVKDPILKQLQGHIWAQGYESGQIKAPIYADAIDFIKRKKRVFIYSSGSVKAQKLLFGYVQDPNTPALDSLDLNSYIDGYFDINTSGKKTKAQSYANILRDIGASASEVLFLSDNPLELDAAASVGIGTGLATRPGNTPVPDTQKYQVFKNFETL; the protein is encoded by the coding sequence ATGGGGGACAGTTATTCAACATATTTGCTTGACATCGAAGGGACAGTGTGCCCGATCTCGTTTGTGAAGGACACTTTATTCCCGTATTTCGCAAAGAAAGTGCCGCAATTGGTGCAACAGGATTCAAGGGATTCCCCGGTTTCCGACATTCTGTCACAGTTTCACATTGGCGACAAAGACCAATTGCAGGCGCACATCTTGGAGTTGGTGGCTAAGGATGTGAAGGATCCAATCTTGAAACAGTTGCAAGGCCACATTTGGGCACAGGGTTACGAATCTGGGCAGATCAAGGCGCCCATTTATGCAGACGCTATTGATTTTATCAAGAGAAAGAAGCGTGTGTTTATCTACTCTAGTGGATCTGTAAAGGCACAGAAATTACTGTTTGGCTATGTTCAGGACCCCAACACCCCTGCGCTCGATTCCTTGGATTTGAATTCTTACATAGATGGTTATTTCGACATCAACACTTCTGGAAAGAAAACCAAAGCACAGTCTTACGCTAATATCCTGCGTGATATTGGTGCAAGTGCTAGTGAGGTACTGTTCTTAAGCGACAATCCATTGGAGTTGGATGCTGCGGCTAGTGTGGGAATAGGCACTGGGTTAGCCACACGTCCTGGAAATACGCCTGTCCCCGATACGCAAAAGTATCAGGTGTttaagaattttgaaactctTTAA
- the ANP1 gene encoding Anp1p (Subunit of the alpha-1,6 mannosyltransferase complex~similar to YEL036C), whose amino-acid sequence MKYNNRKLSFNPTTVSIAGTLLTVFFLTRLVLSFFSISLFQLVTFQGIFKPYVPDFKNTPGVEFYDLRNYQGNKDGWQQSDRILFCVPLRDASEHLPMFFNHLNTMTYPHNLIDLSFLVSDSSDNTMGVLLSNLQMAQSQQDKSKRFGNIEIYEKDFGQIIGQSFSDRHGFGAQGPRRKLMARARNWLGSVALKPYHSWVYWRDVDVETIPTTIMEDLMHHDKDVIVPNVWRPLPDWLGNIQPYDLNSWKESEGGLQLADALDEDAVIVEGYPEYATWRPHLAYMRDPNGNPEDEMELDGIGGVSILAKAKVFRTGSHFPAFSFEKHAETEAFGRLSRRMNYNVIGLPHYVIWHIYEPSSDDLKHMAWMAEEEKRKLEEERIREFYNKIWEIGFEDVRDQWNEERDSILKNIDSTLNSKVTVDWSEEGDGSELVDAKGELVSPNNQQQQQQQQQQQQQQQQQQQQQPDGNPQGKALDDNDKNKKKLPKEVPLDFDPDRN is encoded by the coding sequence ATGAAGTATAATAACAGAAAACTCTCATTCAACCCTACCACAGTAAGTATCGCTGGAACGTTGCTTACCGTGTTCTTTCTCACAAGGCTCGTGCTTTCGTTCTTCTCGATATCGCTATTCCAGCTGGTGACTTTCCAAGGAATTTTCAAGCCCTATGTTCCAGACTTTAAAAATACTCCCGGCGTAGAGTTCTATGACCTACGAAATTACCAAGGCAACAAAGACGGCTGGCAACAGAGTGATCGCATCTTGTTTTGCGTGCCGCTGAGAGATGCTTCCGAGCATCTCCCCATGTTTTTTAACCATCTAAATACTATGACGTATCCGCACAACCTGATTGATCTATCGTTTTTGGTGAGTGATTCTTCGGACAACACCATGGGCGTGCTATTATCCAATCTGCAGATGGCGCAGTCGCAACAGGACAAGTCCAAGAGGTTTGGTAACATTGAAATCTACGAGAAGGATTTCGGTCAAATCATTGGCCAGTCCTTCTCTGATCGTCACGGGTTTGGCGCACAGGGCCCCAGAAGAAAGCTAATGGCTAGGGCGCGTAACTGGCTTGGATCCGTGGCCTTGAAACCATACCACTCCTGGGTCTACTGGAGAGACGTGGATGTCGAAACCATCCCCACCACCATCATGGAAGACCTAATGCATCACGACAAGGACGTCATTGTCCCCAACGTCTGGAGACCTCTACCGGATTGGTTGGGAAACATTCAACCCTACGACCTAAATTCATGGAAGGAGTCCGAAGGTGGGCTTCAACTTGCAGATGCTCTGGATGAAGACGCTGTCATTGTGGAAGGGTACCCAGAATACGCCACTTGGAGACCTCACCTGGCATACATGAGAGATCCAAACGGTAATCCAGAAGACGAGATGGAATTGGACGGTATCGGAGGGGTTTCAATTCTCGCGAAGGCTAAAGTGTTCAGAACAGGCTCACACTTCCCAgcattttcctttgaaaAGCACGCAGAGACAGAAGCATTCGGCAGACTCTCCCGCAGAATGAACTACAACGTCATCGGCCTGCCCCATTATGTCATCTGGCACATCTACGAACCTTCCAGTGATGACTTGAAACACATGGCCTGGATGgctgaagaagagaagCGGAagctagaagaagagagaATTCGCGAATTTTACAACAAGATTTGGGAGATCGGATTTGAAGATGTCAGAGACCAATGGAACGAAGAAAGAGAttcaatattgaaaaacattGACTCTACTTTAAACAGTAAAGTCACCGTAGACTGGTCTGAAGAGGGCGATGGCTCGGAGCTGGTCGACGCAAAGGGTGAACTTGTCTCTCCAAATaaccaacaacaacaacaacaacaacaacaacagcagcagcagcagcaacaacagcaacaacagcagccCGATGGCAACCCGCAGGGGAAAGCTCTTGATGACAAcgacaagaacaagaaaaaacttcCTAAAGAAGTTCCATTGGACTTCGACCCTGATAGAAACTAG
- the RAD23 gene encoding Rad23p (Protein with ubiquitin-like N terminus~similar to YEL037C) produces the protein MVSLTFKNFKKEKVPLDVEPSNTIFEAKTKLAQSTSCEESQIKLIYSGKVLQDSKTVSECGLKDGDQVVFMVSQKKSTKTKVTEPPIAPESTTTPAREDSTDGASPSTDAPAATAPEGSQPQEEQASTTEPTESASTPGFVVGTQRNETIERIMEMGYQREEVERALRAAFNNPDRAVEYLLMGIPENLRQPEPRPQTAAAAEQPSTAATSAEQPAEDDLFAQAAQGGNASSGALGSTGGAGDAAQGGPPGSIGLTVEDLLSLRQVVSGNPEALAPLLENISARYPQLREHIMANPEVFVSMLLEAVGDNMQDVMEGADDMVEGEDIEASGEGAAAGLGQGEGEGEGEGSFQVDYTPEDDQAISRLCELGFERDLVIQVYFACDKNEEAAANILFSDHAD, from the coding sequence atggTTAGCTTGaccttcaaaaattttaaaaaggaaaaagttcCTTTAGATGTGGAACCTTCAAACACAATTTTCGAGGCCAAGACCAAACTCGCTCAATCGACCTCGTGTGAAGAATCCCAAATAAAACTGATCTACTCAGGTAAAGTGCTACAAGATTCTAAAACTGTCTCCGAATGCGGGCTCAAAGATGGCGACCAAGTCGTCTTCATggtttctcaaaaaaaatctaccAAGACCAAAGTAACAGAACCTCCAATTGCTCCTGAGAGCACCACTACCCCCGCAAGAGAAGATTCTACGGATGGGGCATCTCCCAGTACGGATGCTCCTGCCGCTACTGCTCCCGAAGGCTCGCAACCGCAGGAAGAACAAGCATCCACTACAGAACCAACTGAATCTGCTTCTACACCAGGATTTGTGGTAGGAACCCAGAGGAACGAAACCATTGAGAGAATCATGGAAATGGGTTATCAAAGAGAAGAAGTCGAACGAGCCCTTAGAGCAGCCTTTAATAACCCAGATAGAGCGGTGGAATATTTATTGATGGGTATCCCAGAGAATCTGCGTCAACCGGAACCACGGCCACAAACCGCGGCCGCGGCGGAACAACCATCGACAGCCGCCACCTCTGCGGAGCAACCAGCTGAAGACGACTTATTTGCACAAGCTGCCCAAGGCGGTAATGCTTCATCCGGCGCACTTGGTTCAACTGGAGGCGCTGGAGATGCTGCGCAAGGTGGACCTCCAGGTTCCATTGGCCTTACTGTAGAAGATTTACTATCGTTGAGACAGGTCGTTTCAGGTAACCCAGAAGCTTTGGCCCCATTGTTGGAGAATATAAGTGCTAGGTATCCCCAATTACGTGAACACATCATGGCAAACCCAGAAGTGTTTGTTTCCATGTTATTAGAAGCCGTCGGTGACAATATGCAAGACGTTATGGAAGGCGCGGACGACATGGTGGAAGGAGAGGATATAGAAGCTTCAGGAGAGGGTGCCGCTGCAGGGCTAGGACAAGGTGAAGGCGAAGGCGAAGGCGAAGGTTCTTTTCAAGTGGACTATACTCCCGAAGACGATCAAGCCATTTCGCGCCTCTGTGAATTAGGCTTTGAAAGAGATCTTGTTATCCAGGTGTATTTTGCATGTGATAAAAACGAAGAAGCTGCAGCTAATATTCTATTCAGCGATCATGCCGATTGA
- the HYP2 gene encoding translation elongation factor eIF-5A (Translation elongation factor eIF-5A~similar to YEL034W) produces the protein MSDEEHTFETADAGSSATYPMQCSALRKNGFVVIKGRPCKIVDMSTSKTGKHGHAKVHLVAIDIFTGKKLEDLSPSTHNMEVPVVKRNEYQLLDIDDGFLSLMNMDGDTKDDVKAPEGELGDTLQTAFDEGKDLMVTIISAMGEEAAISFKEAARTD, from the coding sequence atgtCTGACGAAGAACACACCTTTGAAACTGCTGACGCTGGTTCCTCCGCCACCTACCCAATGCAATGTTCTGCTTTGAGAAAGAACGGTTTCGTTGTCATCAAGGGTAGACCATGTAAGATTGTTGACATGTCTACTTCCAAGACCGGTAAGCATGGTCACGCTAAAGTCCATTTGGTTGCCATTGATATCTTCACTGGTAAGAAGTTGGAAGATTTGTCTCCATCCACTCACAACATGGAAGTTCCAGTTGTCAAGAGAAACGAATACCAATTGTTGGACATCGATGACGGTTTCTTGTCTTTGATGAACATGGACGGTGACACTAAGGATGATGTCAAGGCTCCAGAAGGTGAATTAGGTGACACTTTGCAAACTGCCTTTGATGAAGGTAAGGACTTGATGGTTACCATCATCTCCGCTATGGGTGAAGAAGCCGCCATCTCCTTCAAGGAAGCTGCTAGAACCGATTAA